From Funiculus sociatus GB2-C1, one genomic window encodes:
- a CDS encoding HAD family hydrolase translates to MLRLITDFDGPIMDVSERYYQVYQFCLEHTKRQDQPVRKMSKEEFWSLKRSRVPEPQIGILSGLDEAQAKEFAGLRRQTVHTLPYMAYDQLAPGAVEALEKVQQAGVDLVVMTMRRELELEYAFSRCDVERFFPKDRCYLLSNDYVKTRDIDDKPLLMERAIKELPPASDIWMVGDTEADIIAAKKQNIKVIGVTCGIRDRAQLEQYQPTEIVHDLSEAVDLVLSQSQPEPTLLA, encoded by the coding sequence ATGTTAAGACTTATTACAGACTTCGATGGCCCGATTATGGATGTTTCGGAGCGATATTACCAGGTTTACCAGTTTTGTCTAGAGCATACGAAACGCCAAGACCAGCCTGTGAGAAAAATGTCTAAGGAAGAATTTTGGAGTCTGAAGCGATCGCGCGTACCAGAGCCACAAATCGGCATTCTCTCCGGTTTAGATGAAGCACAAGCCAAGGAATTTGCCGGACTGCGCCGTCAAACTGTGCATACACTCCCCTATATGGCATACGATCAACTAGCTCCGGGAGCTGTCGAAGCTTTGGAAAAAGTACAGCAAGCTGGTGTCGATTTAGTTGTTATGACCATGCGCCGAGAGCTAGAGCTAGAATATGCCTTCAGCCGCTGCGACGTAGAGCGTTTTTTCCCTAAAGACCGCTGCTATCTGCTCAGCAACGACTACGTTAAGACTCGCGACATCGACGACAAGCCTTTGCTGATGGAACGAGCCATCAAGGAATTACCACCCGCGTCTGATATATGGATGGTGGGAGATACTGAGGCTGACATTATAGCAGCCAAGAAACAGAATATCAAGGTAATTGGGGTAACGTGTGGCATACGCGATCGCGCCCAACTAGAGCAATACCAACCAACAGAAATAGTCCACGACCTCAGCGAAGCCGTGGATTTAGTTTTGAGTCAGTCGCAGCCAGAAC